From one Thermogemmatispora onikobensis genomic stretch:
- a CDS encoding alanine racemase, whose amino-acid sequence MFLDAVRRRNPGLLRFAALLHRSGVIPPNTFVFDRGAVRRNAERLAARAAALGLGLYYMAKQFAYDTRLVAVIQPSIPGAVAVDWMGAEALLAQGARVQHVGHLVPVPQRLVPTLMAQARPEVWTLLDLEAAAAVNRAALALGRVQPVLLRINGGDFFPGQEGGFAPEEVLAAAQAVAGLPGLHLCGVTSYPCFTWDEEAACYRPTANLEALVASAERLRAAGFAIEQINAPGNTSLSVLPLLAQYGASHGEPGHALTGTTPEQSLGSSEEEPAVVYVSEVSAQLPGGQALAYGGGLYARAHARQALVGESPEELEERAPVAVRFPPPQFIDYQCLLEPPRGRHLPTGATVLMAFRFQLFVLRSYRAVVEQDGEGTWRLLSLTPPSWLPASSLADPSGSGGG is encoded by the coding sequence ATGTTTCTCGACGCTGTGCGCCGGCGCAATCCCGGGCTGCTGCGCTTTGCGGCCCTGCTGCATCGCAGCGGCGTGATTCCGCCCAATACCTTTGTCTTCGACCGCGGCGCGGTGCGGCGCAATGCGGAGCGCCTGGCGGCGCGGGCGGCGGCGCTGGGGCTGGGTCTCTACTACATGGCCAAGCAGTTTGCCTATGATACCCGGTTGGTGGCGGTGATCCAGCCCTCTATTCCGGGGGCGGTGGCGGTCGACTGGATGGGGGCCGAGGCGCTGCTGGCTCAGGGGGCGAGGGTGCAGCATGTGGGCCATCTGGTGCCGGTGCCCCAACGCCTGGTGCCGACCCTGATGGCTCAGGCGCGGCCCGAAGTCTGGACGCTCCTCGATCTGGAGGCGGCGGCGGCAGTGAACAGGGCAGCGCTGGCTTTAGGGCGGGTGCAGCCGGTGCTCTTGCGTATCAACGGCGGCGACTTCTTTCCCGGTCAGGAGGGCGGTTTCGCGCCGGAGGAGGTGCTGGCGGCGGCACAGGCGGTTGCGGGCCTGCCCGGCCTGCATCTGTGTGGCGTCACCAGCTATCCCTGTTTTACCTGGGATGAAGAGGCGGCCTGCTATCGCCCGACGGCGAATCTGGAGGCCCTGGTGGCCTCGGCGGAGCGGCTGCGGGCCGCTGGCTTCGCTATTGAGCAAATCAATGCGCCGGGCAATACCTCGCTGAGCGTGCTGCCGCTGCTGGCGCAATATGGGGCCAGCCACGGGGAGCCGGGCCATGCCCTGACCGGCACGACGCCCGAGCAGAGTCTCGGTAGCAGCGAGGAGGAGCCTGCAGTGGTCTACGTCAGCGAGGTCTCGGCCCAGCTCCCCGGGGGGCAGGCCCTGGCCTACGGCGGTGGACTCTACGCCCGCGCTCATGCCCGCCAGGCCCTGGTCGGTGAGAGTCCAGAGGAGCTGGAGGAGCGTGCGCCCGTGGCGGTGCGCTTTCCTCCGCCGCAGTTCATCGATTATCAGTGCTTGTTAGAGCCGCCACGCGGGCGCCATCTGCCGACCGGAGCGACGGTATTGATGGCCTTCCGCTTCCAGCTCTTTGTCTTGCGCAGTTACCGGGCCGTGGTCGAGCAGGACGGAGAGGGGACGTGGCGCCTGCTGTCCTTGACGCCGCCGTCCTGGCTGCCGGCCTCTTCGCTGGCTGACCCTTCGGGAAGTGGTGGAGGATGA